CATTTTTTATTGGAATAATTAGGATAAGCCTAGGGACAGGAACGATATTTGCTATACCAGGTGGGTTACCTGGGGGGTTCATTGTAGGGTTATTCTACCACTATTTATTCAAGCGAATGTTTAAAGATCAAAAGAAGCTGATAGCGTCATTTACAGAACCAATAGGTACTGTTTTAATTGGTGCTACAGTCTCAATATACCTAGTTGCTCCATTAATTAACACTAGAATTTCTAATTTAATAATTTTCTACATGGGCTGGCTAGCAAGCTCAGCGACTGGATCCGTAATAGGGTTTATCATATTAACGGTTCTATACCGCACCGGTTATTCGAGGGAGAATATTCTTGGAAAACCTTAGGATCAGTGTTCATGATCTTTTGCACAAACGAACTCTAATAATAGGTGATATTGGAAAGGGAAAAACAAGAATTACTGCGCTGATCGTGAAACTCTTCATTGATATTGGTTTAAAAGAGAAGATCACAATAATTGATATGGCACCACCTCGCAGTGAAGCAATAGGGGGTAAAGTTTCTGAATATATAAATGTAAATTCTATCAGATATTTTCATGATGATAGAATAAGAGGACCTAGAATCTCTGCTAAAACATCAGAAGAACTTTTCTTAATAGCAGAAAAAAATAAAGATATTATAGAACAATTTTTAAACTATTATCTCAATGATCCAACAGAAATTTTAATAATGAACGACATCACAATTTATCTTCACAAAGGCTCTGTATCAAGAATTATCCAATGCATAAATAAATCTAAAACATTTATAGGCAATGCTTATAGTGGTGTTAAACTTTACAAAGAGCAATTTAGAGATTTTGATATAAATGAGTCAAACAAACTGTCTGAAATAATAAAGATAATGGACAATATAATAAAACTATGAACATTCAAACCTTATCTCTAAAAGTAAGACTTCTAGTTCTGACATCTCTGGGAGACTTTATTTCTAATTTGTTTACCCTTTTAATAGTCCGACCAATAATCCTATGATAAAGAGTACTGGTAATCCTACCACAATTGTACCTATTCTGTTGTAAAGTGTTCCTACATTTTGCATGAGGTAGTCTAAGACTGTTTTTGTAAGAGTTTCTGATGATGGTAATGGTAATGAAAGCCCTATAAACCCCGCTAACAGAATTCCAATTATGAAAAGTATTGCTGATGCGAGAGCTCTCTTTATTGCAATTCCGAATATTAAACCATCAACAAACGTGAGTAGCAAGAGAATTGCACCCCAATACGGTTCAAGCTCAGTAGGTATCATTTCACTCAAAAGTAAAGCAAAAACAAAAAATATAAAGCTATCGATTATGAACAGCGTTATTTTAACTTAGATGCATATGAAGAATCATATATTCATAAAAACCCTAGTAACTCGAAAAATTGCGCCATCTGTCGAAGAATTGGCGGTTTTTAGGTGAAGCAATAAATTTAAATAGGATATGTTGAATTTAGATATGTGGTAATGTTGGTAGTTGATGATATATTCAGTAGTACAGGATGGTATGGTAATTGGGGACTTGTTGTTGCATCGATTCTTTTAGCATCTTTTATATTTTTTGTGTTTATTGGATGGCCAAAGAGGTTGGATTGGAAATCCTTTGGTTTGACTGAAGCTTTTATAATTTCATTATTTACTGAAATGTTTGGCGTTCCGCTTACGATTTACATTATTTCATCTTTCTTAGGCGTTGATATTGCGCCTAGTGGTTTAACGGGACACTTGTGGGCTGTGTTTTTAAATCTTTATGGTGGTGTGAATCTTGAAGTCGGAGTTTTTATAGTGATGTTTGTGAGTATTATAATGATAGTTGCTGGGCTTATAATGATTATTGGTGGTTGGATTAGTATTTATAAGGGAAGAGATATGTTGGTTGTTAGTGGTTTTTATTCATATGTTAGACATCCTCAGTACTTGGGTTTGATGATTATATTAACTGGATTTATTGTGCAATGGCCGACGATCCTCACATTATTAATGTATCCTGTCTTATTGTTTCTGTATTATAAGCAGGCATTGAAAGAAGAAGCAGATCTTATTAGAAGGTTTGGAAATGTTTATCTTGTTTATGCATCAAAAACTCCTAGGTTTAATATTTTGAAGGGTTTGTTAGTGAAAAAGAATGCTGATGTTTAGTTCGTTTTTATTTCAGTTCTTTCCATTTTGTTATTTTTATTATCAATATTGTGAAGATTACTGCGATTAATGTCATCACGATAAAAGATATTATTGTTTTGCATTTTTGAACACTAAAATTTTTCTTAATCCTTAGTGGAAGTAAATAATGGTAGTGCCCGTTTATTCTAATGTCATCATTATGAGCGTGAGTTAATACCAATAGTACTTGTTGTAAAAGATCGGCTATTATTCATGTGCTCTTGCTTAGTGGTGTTGATGCTAAATCTTTTTAGTATTTCGTTTCCTCTGAATTCTAAAAAAGTAAAACAAAAAGTTTAAATGTTTGCCGATGTTGTTCATCTGAGTGGGATGGCAATACAATTAAATAATGTAGTAAAACATTTTGGTAACATTATAGCATTGAATGATGTTAGTTTTCATGTGAATAATGGTGAAGTTGTTGGATATGTTGGATTAAATGGTGCAGGTAAAACTACAACAATTAGGATCGTTGCAGGCGTCTTAAATCCTGATTCCGGTGATGCAATCATAGATGGTTACTCTGTTACAAAGGATAAGAAAATCGCATCGAAAAATTTAGGGTGGGTCCCAGAACTTCCTATATTTGAGCATGATGTTAATGCAGTAGATTATTTTACTTATTTAGCTGGGTACTATGGTATTAGTAGTAATGATGCAAAAAAGATTGCTAAAGAATTATTCAGGGAAGTAGGTCTTGAAGGTGTTGAGAATAAGAAACTCCAGCAATATTCTTTAGGTATGAAGAAAAGGTTTGCATTAGCAGTTTCACTGATTTCAAATCCAAATAACTTCGTATTCGATGAAGTGCTCAGCGGTCTAGATCCACAGGGTATTGCATTTTTTAGAGATTTAACACTTAAATTTAAGAGGGAGGGCAAAGCAGTCTTATTTTCTTCACACATACTCTCTGAGGTTGAGACAATAGCTGACAAAGTAATCTTTATACATAAAGGTAAGATTATTAGAGAAATGAGTATTGAAGACATTAGGAAGTATTCTCCGGTCGAATCTGTAAAACTAGTTCTTGATAAAATTGACGAAAAAGTAATAAGGGTATTATCGGATTTTGGAACTGTAGAAATTGAGGGAAGTTATATAGTGATTCATAATTTTAATGGTGACACGTCAAAACTTATACAGAAACTTGTAAGCGAAGGTTATAAAGTGTATGAAGTGAATAAAACATCTGGAAATCTAGAGAGCATATTCTTCCAAATAATAGGGATGAGAGCATGAGGACGGTTTTCTATGATTTCAAACGAGCTTTCTTCAGACGCTCGGTACTACTATTTATAATAATTTTTGCATTGGCCGGTGTAGGACTCTCTTACCTTGTCGCTAATTTGATAAATCCACAAACTGCAAGCATTAGTGTTATTGGTGTAGCTATTAATACAGAGAACAAGACAATGAAAATAATCGGAGCCGTGTTGGATAGAAATGGCAATGGCATACCAAATGCAGATGTTTACATATCAAACTTAAATAACAAAACAATCATAGCTTCTACATCAACTAACTCATCAGGATACTTTACATCCTCATTTGTACTGGGATTTCAAGGAATATTAGCACTGGACGTTAAATCAAGCATTGGTAACACATCTATCAGTATACCACAGTTTTCGTTCTCGGAAGCTTTTGTAAAACCATCATCCTTTACATATGGGTCATATTATTCGAACGTTAATTTTCCTTCCATAAGTGTTATACTTACAAATGTAGACAGATACGCTGGCACAGGAACTATAGTAATAGCTATGACGGGCCAATATGGATCAAAACCTAACTACGATGTATATTATACAACTATTGCTTTGGGTACTGAGATTCCCCCTAGAACTCCAATTTCACCATCAAACCTAACTTATAACTATCTGGGAAAAATCACAGATTACATATCTGTGTTTGATATCAATATAAATTCCTCCAATAATTTTCTTTACTTGAACTTTAAGAGGGGGAATTCATCGGTCTATGTTTCATTCATGTATTCATTAGTATCCCATGCTGAATCCGGAATAGTTTCATCAACAATTTCTTCGTTAAGTCCTTTTGCACAATTCTTTCCTATAATTTTTCTTTATTTAGTATACACAATGATTGCCAAACCTAGAAGTACTGGAGCATTAGAATTTTTATTAGCTAGACCGGTAACTAGAAGAGATATCTACATTAATAGATACATTGCTGGATTATTGACTGTGTTGGTGTCCTCAGGAATATTAATAATTGTAACATACGTTTCTATGAATATTCTTATAGGTAAAACCCTTGATGTTTATAACTTCTTAATACTTTATATAGGTATTTCTGGATCATTAATAGCATTCTTCTCATTAATGTACTGTATCTCGACATTCCTAAAATCTGCAGTATATCTGGGATTATCCATAGGGCTTTACATGCTTTTTTATGTATTTTGGGCTGTAGTAGCCATACTCTTTGCATTCAGTACAAAGTCTAATTACTTTGATATATTATATCTAATGTATTATTTTAATCCTAACGGATTGTATAACTTTATAACATACTTCATAGAAAACAATTATGGTCTTTTAACAATAAAAACTACAACGATTAACAATGTTGCAATAATCCTTTCATCATTAGTGTGGATCATAGCACCAGCAACTCTTGGGTACTTAAAATTTAAGAAAATAAACTTATCATCATGATTGTTTTTATATCATCAGCTTTATACGCTTATAGTGGGTTCTGCTCTAAAGTGTCAGAATTTGGTATGATTAAGCACTGAGAATAATAAATAATGTCAGAAAAATTTATAAGTCCAATTTTGCTAGAGATATTTATGGAATATTATCCAAGAAAACTAGAAGAAGAATTGGATAAATGGATTGAGAGGAAAGAGGTTTTAATAATTAAGGGTCCTAGACAGAGTGGCAAAACTACATTACTTTTGCATCTTAGGGAAAAATATGGTGGTGTGTACGTCACGTTTGAGGATGAAGACATGTTAAGAAGTTTTGAGGAGGCTCCAAAAGAATTTGTTCTGAGGTTTTTGCAAGAAGGTAAAGAAATTCTGTTTTTAGATGAGGCGCAATACAGTAGAAAAGTAGGGAAGAACATAAAATTGCTTTTTGATCTGTTTTCTGAGAAGCTTAAATTTGTTGTGACTGGGTCAGGTTCTTTTGACATAAAAGTTGAGGTTGGAAAATATTTGGTTGGAAGAGCTATATACTTTGAGCTTCTCCCATTAAGTTTTGAAGAATTTTTATTATGGAAAGCGAAGGATTTGCATAAAATTTTTCTCGAATTTAAGAATCAAGTAAAACTTTTTATTCTTAATGGTAAGAAGATAGAGGTCTCGCCGGTTTTTCAAAGGGAATTCAGTTCTCTACTCGAAGAATATATAATTTTTGGTGGATTCCCTGCAATAGTGAAGGAAAAAGATGAGAAAATAAAAGCTGAGCTATTGAAAAATTTAATGAGAACATACGTAGAAAAAGATGTTTTCTTCTTTTTAAACGTAAGGGAAATCGAAAAGTTCAGGAAACTCCTTAATTATCTCAGCTTAACCACAGGTTCTTTGCTTGAGTTATCCTCTTTAATGAAAGAGATAGGGATAGATTACAAGACATTAGAGAGTTATCTTTCCATACTACTCAATACTTACATAATTTCTTTTGTTTCACCATTTTACAGAAACCTTGTTACAGAGTTGAGAAAAGCAAAGAAAGTTTATTTCATAGACACTGGTTTAAGAAATTCCTTAATTAACAATTTCTTACCTTTAGCAAGCAGGACAGATAAAGGTATCTTGTTTGAAAATTTTATCTTTAATGAATTAAGAGGGCTAGGCTTTGATGTAAAATACTGGAGAACTAGTGGAAAAGCTGAGATGGACTTTATTATCGAATTACAGAATCAATTAATACCAGTTGAAGTGAAAAGTTTTGGTAAAATAAAAAGAGGTTTTCTAAGCTTCATTAATACATACAGGCCAAAGAGCGCCATTGTCTTTACTGAAAACGAATTTATGATAAAAAGGATTAACGACACAAATGTAGCATTTCTTCCCCACTTCCTTATTTAATTTTAAATAGCATAATGACGTGATCTTAAGTTGCGATTAATACAAACTTAATGAATATTCAGAAGTGATAAGAACTATTAAAATACGTGCAATAACTTTATTTTCTCCTTATGATATTATATAATGATATGTAATGGTTGATGGTCTTGCTGGTAAAGTTGCTGAGATTAATCTTTCTGAGAATGAAATTAAAATACTTCCAACAGATGAAAATATTATTCGTAAGTATCTTGGCGGTAAGGGTTTTTGTTTAGCGATACTCTATAATGAACTAAAAAAATTGGAAAAAAAGGGCATCAAATCTGTTGATCCTTTTGGTCCTGAGAATGTTGCAGTGATTGCTACTGGCCCTGCTACAGGTATCCCAGTTTTTCCAACACCTGGCAGGTTTCACGTAATGGCTCTTAGATCGCCTCTCACGGGTTCTGTTGCTAGTGCTAACTCTGGTGGAGATTTTGGCCCATATCTTAAATTTGCAGGCTACGATGCTCTTATCATAAAGGGTTCATCTGAAAAACCAATTTATATTTCAATCACTGATGGAGAGATTAATATTCATGATGCATCAAATTTATGGGGCAGGACTGTATCGGATGCAGATGGTACATTAAAGAGAAGCGTTGACGGAAGATTTGTAAGCATTCTTAGCATAGGTCCTGCTGGAGAGAATTTAGTTTTATTTGCAAGTCTGATGAATGGTTATAGATCTGCGGCACGTACTGGTATTGGTGCGATTATGGGTTCTAAGAAAATTAAAGCAATAATAGTATCATCATCTTCTGCTGGGCATATTAAGGTATTTGATCCTAAGAAGTTTAAAGAGTTCTCTAGGAAATCTTACGACAAACATAGAGAGAATTTAGTTACAAGCACTATACTAGGCATGTATGGTACTGCATCTGCCGTAAATTTGGTTAATCAAATGGGCATACTGACTTATAAAAACTTTCAATATGGCTATCACAGTAATGCTGAAAAAATTAGTGGAGAGATTGTAAGTGAAAAATATTTGCTAAGAAGATCAGCATGTTGGGGATGTATGATAGCATGCGGCCGTGTTACGCAAGTAAAATCAGGACCATACCAGATTCTTAAAACTGAAGGCCCCGAGTTTGAAACCATTGCACTCTTAGGAAGTGCAACTGGTGTTGATGATCTGGAGGCTATTATTAAAGCGAATCATTTGTGTAATGATTTAGGATTAGATACTATTTCTATGGGTTCTACAATCGCTACGGCCATGGAATTATACGAGAAAGGCTATATTAATAATGAGATCACAGACAACATCGAATTTAAGTTTGGTAACGCGAGTGCTGTAGTTGAAGCTGTGTGGAGAACAGCCTATAAAGCAGGGTTTGGTAAATATTTAGCATTAGGTTCTAAAAGACTTGCAGAACTTTTTAACGCTCCTGAATTATCTATGAGTGTGAAAGGTTTAGAAATTGCTGCTTACGATCCTCGCGGATCAAAAGGCATGGGACTTGGATATGCTACTTCAAACCGAGGAGGGTGTCACGTTACTGGTTATGTTTTTAACGCTGAGGCCTTGGGCATACCTGAGAAATTAGATCCATTAAGTATAGAAAGTAAGGCTAAATGGGTTAAGTGGTTCCAAGATTTTACTAGTGTAGTTAATTCTACTGCTAATTGCTTATTTTCAACGTACGCTCTGAGACCATCTGATTACGCAGAATTATTATCAGCTGTTACTGGTTTAAACTTTTCTGAGGAAGAATTAATGAGGATCGGTGAGCGAATTTATAATTTAGAAAGATTCATCATATCAAAATATGGTTTTACAGATAAGGATGACACATTACCAGTAAGGTTTTTAAAGGAACCCATGCCCGAAGGGACTGCGAAAGGTCATGTAGTGGAACTGGATGAAATGAAACGAGAGTATTATAAACTTAGAGGATGGATAAATGGTGTCCCTACTTTAGAAAAACTTAGAGAGCTAGAGATTGACGTTTAAAGAGAAATGTTCTTGGGATAAATAATAACGTATAGTTTCTCTAAAATGTTTCTGAACTGATATCTAACTTCTCAATTAGCAATGTACCATCGGAAAGCCCCTCACAAATAGAATATCGCATAACCATCAACTTTATGAATGCTAATGGTTTTATGATAATGTAACAGTAATTAAAGTTTATGAATTTTAACTATACTATAAAGAATTAATGCTATTAATGCTATTATGCCATCTGTTAAGACATTAAACATCAAAAAGTTAACATTGAAATGGATATACCAATAAAGACTTGAGAATGATGATACAAACTTACCAATAGCTAATGGTAACAACATATCTAAATACTTTTTGGGATTAATCGTAACTAGCAAAGCTAACACTGATACTGTTGCCATGAATGCTAAAGCTAAACTGTGCCAAAATGCTGAATCTGGTGAAATTAATCTTCCTGTGAATATCTCCG
This region of Thermoprotei archaeon genomic DNA includes:
- the thiW gene encoding energy coupling factor transporter S component ThiW, with product MFLQNSRKRSIEIALAAFFIALGVVLSPFTWFQVGPSKANPTQHMINVIVGIMLGPLWSIVIAFFIGIIRISLGTGTIFAIPGGLPGGFIVGLFYHYLFKRMFKDQKKLIASFTEPIGTVLIGATVSIYLVAPLINTRISNLIIFYMGWLASSATGSVIGFIILTVLYRTGYSRENILGKP
- a CDS encoding isoprenylcysteine carboxylmethyltransferase family protein, which translates into the protein MLVVDDIFSSTGWYGNWGLVVASILLASFIFFVFIGWPKRLDWKSFGLTEAFIISLFTEMFGVPLTIYIISSFLGVDIAPSGLTGHLWAVFLNLYGGVNLEVGVFIVMFVSIIMIVAGLIMIIGGWISIYKGRDMLVVSGFYSYVRHPQYLGLMIILTGFIVQWPTILTLLMYPVLLFLYYKQALKEEADLIRRFGNVYLVYASKTPRFNILKGLLVKKNADV
- a CDS encoding ABC transporter ATP-binding protein gives rise to the protein MAIQLNNVVKHFGNIIALNDVSFHVNNGEVVGYVGLNGAGKTTTIRIVAGVLNPDSGDAIIDGYSVTKDKKIASKNLGWVPELPIFEHDVNAVDYFTYLAGYYGISSNDAKKIAKELFREVGLEGVENKKLQQYSLGMKKRFALAVSLISNPNNFVFDEVLSGLDPQGIAFFRDLTLKFKREGKAVLFSSHILSEVETIADKVIFIHKGKIIREMSIEDIRKYSPVESVKLVLDKIDEKVIRVLSDFGTVEIEGSYIVIHNFNGDTSKLIQKLVSEGYKVYEVNKTSGNLESIFFQIIGMRA
- a CDS encoding ABC transporter permease subunit — its product is MRTVFYDFKRAFFRRSVLLFIIIFALAGVGLSYLVANLINPQTASISVIGVAINTENKTMKIIGAVLDRNGNGIPNADVYISNLNNKTIIASTSTNSSGYFTSSFVLGFQGILALDVKSSIGNTSISIPQFSFSEAFVKPSSFTYGSYYSNVNFPSISVILTNVDRYAGTGTIVIAMTGQYGSKPNYDVYYTTIALGTEIPPRTPISPSNLTYNYLGKITDYISVFDININSSNNFLYLNFKRGNSSVYVSFMYSLVSHAESGIVSSTISSLSPFAQFFPIIFLYLVYTMIAKPRSTGALEFLLARPVTRRDIYINRYIAGLLTVLVSSGILIIVTYVSMNILIGKTLDVYNFLILYIGISGSLIAFFSLMYCISTFLKSAVYLGLSIGLYMLFYVFWAVVAILFAFSTKSNYFDILYLMYYFNPNGLYNFITYFIENNYGLLTIKTTTINNVAIILSSLVWIIAPATLGYLKFKKINLSS
- a CDS encoding ATP-binding protein, whose translation is MEYYPRKLEEELDKWIERKEVLIIKGPRQSGKTTLLLHLREKYGGVYVTFEDEDMLRSFEEAPKEFVLRFLQEGKEILFLDEAQYSRKVGKNIKLLFDLFSEKLKFVVTGSGSFDIKVEVGKYLVGRAIYFELLPLSFEEFLLWKAKDLHKIFLEFKNQVKLFILNGKKIEVSPVFQREFSSLLEEYIIFGGFPAIVKEKDEKIKAELLKNLMRTYVEKDVFFFLNVREIEKFRKLLNYLSLTTGSLLELSSLMKEIGIDYKTLESYLSILLNTYIISFVSPFYRNLVTELRKAKKVYFIDTGLRNSLINNFLPLASRTDKGILFENFIFNELRGLGFDVKYWRTSGKAEMDFIIELQNQLIPVEVKSFGKIKRGFLSFINTYRPKSAIVFTENEFMIKRINDTNVAFLPHFLI
- a CDS encoding aldehyde ferredoxin oxidoreductase family protein, giving the protein MVDGLAGKVAEINLSENEIKILPTDENIIRKYLGGKGFCLAILYNELKKLEKKGIKSVDPFGPENVAVIATGPATGIPVFPTPGRFHVMALRSPLTGSVASANSGGDFGPYLKFAGYDALIIKGSSEKPIYISITDGEINIHDASNLWGRTVSDADGTLKRSVDGRFVSILSIGPAGENLVLFASLMNGYRSAARTGIGAIMGSKKIKAIIVSSSSAGHIKVFDPKKFKEFSRKSYDKHRENLVTSTILGMYGTASAVNLVNQMGILTYKNFQYGYHSNAEKISGEIVSEKYLLRRSACWGCMIACGRVTQVKSGPYQILKTEGPEFETIALLGSATGVDDLEAIIKANHLCNDLGLDTISMGSTIATAMELYEKGYINNEITDNIEFKFGNASAVVEAVWRTAYKAGFGKYLALGSKRLAELFNAPELSMSVKGLEIAAYDPRGSKGMGLGYATSNRGGCHVTGYVFNAEALGIPEKLDPLSIESKAKWVKWFQDFTSVVNSTANCLFSTYALRPSDYAELLSAVTGLNFSEEELMRIGERIYNLERFIISKYGFTDKDDTLPVRFLKEPMPEGTAKGHVVELDEMKREYYKLRGWINGVPTLEKLRELEIDV